From the genome of Metarhizium brunneum chromosome 4, complete sequence, one region includes:
- the pep7 gene encoding Vacuolar segregation protein pep7, whose translation MSGRKLGGGRILGSGKGLAPPTPPSVPRSASPLPPSESTASMGSISMSPPASASLPELGQDIGASISVGSQRKKNATDATGLVCPICNEEMVTLLQLNRHIDDSHQELPEAAQDEVKTWFDKQVLKAKRFQPLSLINQKLRGLEVFESNESHPISAPATAAGKAPLETPIDPDDLITRNHWQRPTSHDLCTDPACGKRLGPMNGNINCRHCGRLFCEEHTMYQMKLSRSANHEPVRGYWARVCETCYKSREGYNDHNGVLVDHMKTFVEIRMKKMERQKLDVSRLEKRLSKLTRILANPPEKLPSHNGSLLSPVSTLTGQKNNRKLIEQSLVTWEDDEKVSKCPFCQQEFGSWTFRRHHCRICGRVVCADSQTGCSSEVSLNVAPAPPRNGTEKPETNGENSLALNIRMCRECNHTIFSGRDFTESLLHKPPDQKAYETLRQFERGIRQLLPSFHRALQALQTPTLPNGEMDLSVPPPSHAQIQEAGKIRRRLIDSFGKYGMAAKRLRDLKTDSPTQQMLQQAVYSQTNNFLHTNMLPLKSLPQVLRHRSTPSQSSRFLATPSQSTSSLRHSELASDAGSQAASESSTIVSQLETEEKDLKERLAILEEQKFMVEEMIRSASGARRFEEVGALSRNVDELDQEIQQLKTKVGDVEQKWEGVYRNGVA comes from the exons ATGTCTGGACGTAAACTTGGAGGCGGCCGTATtctcggcagcggcaagggtCTGGCACCTCCGACTCCCCCATCAGTTCCCAGATCCGCGAGCCCGCTTCCTCCGTCCGAGAGCACCGCGTCTATGGGCTCAATATCAATGTCACCGCCAGCTAGTGCGAGCTTACCCGAGCTCGGTCAGGACATCGGTGCTAGCATAAGCGTCGGATCCCAGAGGAAGAAAAATGCAACCGACGCTACTGGCCTGGTTTGCCCAATATGTAACGAAGAAATG GTCACCTTACTCCAGCTCAACCGACATATCGACGATAGCCACCAGGAACTACCAGAAGCAGCGCAGGATGAGGTCAAAACATGGTTTGATAAGCAGGTCCTCAAAGCCAAGCGTTTCCAGCCATTATCTCTGATAAACCAGAAGCTACGTGGGCTGGAAGTTTTCGAGTCAAACGAATCGCACCCTATTTCTGCCCCGGCGACGGCCGCAGGAAAAGCACCACTTGAGACACCTATAGACCCCGACGATCTCATCACTCGAAACCACTGGCAACGGCCGACGAGCCATGATTTATGTACAGACCCTGCGTGCGGCAAGAGGCTGGGCCCTATGAATGGCAATATTAACTGTAGGCACTGCGGGCGACTATTCTGCGAAGAACATACAATGTACCAAATGAAACTTAGCAGAAGCGCGAACCACGAACCCGTACGAGGATACTGGGCAAGAGTCTGCGAGACATGCTATAAATCTAGGGAGGGGTACAACGACCACAATGGAGTGCTAGTAGATCACATGAAAACGTTTGTTGAGATTAGAATGAAAAAGATGGAGCGACAAAAACTGGACGTTTCAAGACTGGAGAAACGGTTGTCTAAGTTGACGAGGATATTAGCCAACCCACCCGAGAAGCTGCCGTCGCACAATGGATCATTGCTTTCCCCTGTATCGACCCTTACTGGACAGAAAAATAATCGAAAACTCATAGAGCAATCTCTTGTCACCTGGGAGGACGATGAAAAGGTGTCAAAATGTCCATTTTGTCAACAAGAGTTTGGCTCGTGGACGTTTAGACGACATCATTGTCGAATATGTGGGCGGGTTGTCTGTGCGGACAGTCAAACTGGGTGCTCCTCGGAAGTCAGCCTCAATGTTGCCCCTG CGCCGCCCAGAAATGGAACCGAGAAGCCCGAGACAAATGGAGAGAATAGCCTCGCACTCAATATACGCATGTGCCGTGAATGCAACCATACCATTTTCTCCGGCCGTGACTTCACCGAGTCGCTACTGCACAAGCCTCCAGATCAAAAGGCATATGAAACCCTGCGACAATTTGAACGAGGTATTCGCCAATTGCTCCCTTCATTTCACCGAGCTCTCCAAGCTTTGCAAACGCCAACGCTGCCCAACGGAGAGATGGACCTATCCGTACCTCCACCGAGTCATGCGCAAATTCAAGAAGCCGGCAAGATTCGTAGAAGGTTGATTGATAGTTTCGGCAAGTATGGGATGGCAGCAAAGAGATTACGGGATTTGAAAACAGACAGCCCGACGCAGCAAATGTTACAACAAGCCGTATACTCACAAACGAATAATTTCCTACACACAAACATGTTGCCGCTGAAGAGCTTGCCACAGGTGTTGCGACATCGCTCTACGCCGTCACAGTCTTCTCGTTTTCTCGCAACGCCGTCGCAATCTACCTCGAGCTTGCGGCATTCGGAACTCGCTTCAGACGCCGGATCTCAAGCAGCCAGTGAGAGTAGCACCATTGTCAGCCAATTAGAAACAGAAGAGAAGGACCTAAAGGAGCGATTAGCCATCCTGGAGGAGCAAAAATTCATGGTTGAGGAGATGATTCGTTCTGCCTCGGGAGCGCGACGATTCGAAGAAGTCGGCGCCTTGTCACGCAATGTTGACGAGTTGGACCAGGAGATCCAGCAGTTGAAGACAAAAGTAGGGGACGTGGAGCAGAAATGGGAAGGAGTATACCGCAATGGAGTGGCGTAG
- the met8 gene encoding Siroheme biosynthesis protein met8, translating into MARKFPEVQPGGSLILAWQIKDKRVLVVGGGEVAAGRILNCLNADASVTVVCPASGLNAEVAFRVAQKQVTHVDRVFEPSDLEGAEMVLVAIDDPVASTVIWKLCKEKKIPANIADVPPECDFYFGSVHRDGPLQIMVSTNGKGPRLAASIRRFIAGKLPRNAGNAVESIGLLRTKLRKVAPNAEDGPKRMRWMSKVSDTYKWDEMCSLTVEDMDNLLLFYPADKVPSMDILLALRGGNDVRKLDVFDGSFGFSVGA; encoded by the exons ATGGCTAGGAAATTTCCAGAGGTGCAGCCAGGAGGGAGTCTCATATTGGCCTGGCAGATCAAGGACAAGAGGGTacttgtcgtcggcggcggcgag GTAGCTGCGGGCCGTATCCTCAACTGTCTCAATGCCGATGCCAGTGTCACCGTCGTCTGTCCTGCCTCGGGCCTCAATGCCGAGGTAGCTTTCCGCGTTGCCCAGAAGCAAGTTACACACGTCGACCGAGTATTCGAGCCTTCAGATTTGGAAGGTGCCGAAATGGTCCTTGTGGCCATTGACGATCCCGTCGCCTCTACCGTTATATGGAAGCTGtgcaaggagaagaaaattcCTGCCAATATCGCCGACGTGCCCCCTGAGTGCGACTTCTACTTTGGCAGCGTACACCGCGATGGTCCGCTTCAGATCATGGTGAGCACCAATGGCAAGGGTCCCAGACTTGCAGCTTCTATCCGGCGGTTTATTGCTGGCAAGTTGCCGAGGAACGCGGGTAATGCTGTCGAGTCAATTGGTCTGCTTCGGACAAAGCTGCGCAAGGTTGCACCAAATGCGGAGGATGGTCCAAAGAGAATGCGATG GATGTCTAAGGTTAGCGATACCTACAAGTGGGATGAAATGTGCAGTCTCACTGTAGAAGACATGGATAACCTGCTGCTCTTCTACCCGGCTGACAAGGTCCCTTCCATGGATATTTTGCTGGCCCTCAGAGGTGGGAATGATGTGAGAAAGCTCGATGTGTTTGACGGTTCTTTTGGATTTAGCGTGGGAGCATAA
- the ltaE gene encoding Low specificity L-threonine aldolase, translating into MPDTGYTAKEKYSFLDDYSEGAHPQLLEALITSNHTQETGYGNDRYSAEAKQNIRAHLGRDDVGVFFVPSGTSANAISIAACLRPHEAVIAASSGHIVTRETGAVEASGHKIINVPPTNGKLTPETITKALDDNWHFPHMAKPRLVYISNATEVGTVYSKEELTAIKTLCELKGLLLFMDGARIGAALTSTKNDMTLADILELTDIFWIGGTKNGALLGEAVIVKHPVLAQDFEFYIKQHGSLLAKSRIMGVEFAELFRDNLYYDLARRANSAAEKLSRTIVGAGYVLRAETETNQVFAILPTDLVQELQKNFTFYVWEKCGEDWAVVRLLTTWATDIGQLEKFNQTVLSWAQ; encoded by the coding sequence ATGCCTGACACAGGATACACCGCCAAAGAGAAGTATAGCTTCTTGGATGATTACAGTGAAGGAGCTCACCCACAGCTTCTGGAGGCACTCATTACCAGCAATCATACGCAGGAAACCGGTTATGGTAACGACAGATACTCTGCTGAGGCGAAGCAAAACATTCGCGCCCATCTAGGCCGCGATGATGTTGGTGTGTTCTTTGTTCCTAGTGGTACATCGGCGAATGCCATCTCCATTGCCGCGTGCCTTCGACCGCACGAAGCTGTCATCGCTGCCAGCTCTGGTCACATTGTTACGAGAGAGACTGGAGCTGTGGAGGCGAGCGGCCACAAGATCATCAATGTTCCTCCCACGAATGGCAAGTTGACACCCGAGACCATCACCAAGGCTTTGGACGACAATTGGCACTTCCCGCACATGGCCAAGCCCCGGCTGGTTTATATTTCAAACGCTACTGAAGTTGGCACGGTCTACTCCAAGGAGGAATTGACGGCAATCAAGACGCTTTGCGAATTGAAGGGACTCTTGCTGTTCATGGACGGTGCCCGCATTGGCGCCGCGCTCACCTCGACAAAAAATGACATGACTCTTGCCGACATTCTTGAGCTAACCGACATCTTCTGGATCGGGGGCACCAAGAACGGCGCACTGCTTGGCGAGGCCGTGATTGTCAAGCACCCCGTTCTCGCGCAAGATTTCGAGTTCTACATCAAGCAGCACGGGTCCCTTCTGGCCAAGAGCCGCATCATGGGCGTTGAGTTTGCGGAGCTCTTCCGAGATAACTTGTACTATGACCTTGCGCGGCGGGCAAACAGCGCAGCGGAGAAGCTGTCGCGGACCATTGTCGGAGCCGGCTACGTGCTGCGTGCAGAGACGGAGACCAACCAGGTGTTTGCCATTCTCCCGACGGATCTTGTGCAGGAGCTCCAGAAGAACTTTACTTTCTACGTCTGGGAAAAGTGTGGAGAGGATTGGGCCGTGGTACGGCTTCTCACCACCTGGGCCACGGACATTGGGCAGCTGGAGAAGTTCAACCAGACGGTATTGAGCTGGGCTCAGTAA
- the csn_1 gene encoding Endo-chitosanase: MVIKSSVAVSLSALAAVAAARDVPANVKSFYNSIRGQGQCRNVLAGGFHSIDGDSGNRSPDMKPIDFDYCGDHISDYNVIYLQGKNGQLANMDIDCDGIQHGPADDGRCGSSGDTQSVTSFADTLRGYGTGQRDLDANAHPYVVFGNTGSRKGFANFDPRKYGVEPLSVMAVVCNNKLIYGVWGDENGDDGSESMVGEASISLATACFGRGINGNSGHDDNDVLYIAFPGKDAVPGAKGAKWNAQNYDEFENSITGLGNKLIQRIGGGGGGNQPPPTGSCSWEGHCEGAPCKSENDCSDELVCNAGKCSSAGGSTPPPPPCSWEGHCQGASCRNENDCADSLVCRGGRCSQ; encoded by the exons ATGGTCATCAAGTCCTCCGTTGCCGTCTCCCTctcggccctggctgccGTGGCCGCAGCTCGCGATGTTCCCGCCAACGTCAAGAGCTTCTACAACAGCATCCGAGGCCAGGGACAATGCCGCAACGTTCTCGCCGGGGGCTTCCATAGCATAGACGGAGATTCAGGAA ACAGGAGCCCTGACATGAAGCCCATAGACTTTGACTACTGCGGCGACCACATCAGCGACTACAACGTCATCTACCTTCAGGGCAAAAACGGCCAGCTGGCCAATATGGACATTGACTGCGATGGCATCCAGCACGGCCCAGCCGACGACGGTCGCTGCGGCTCCTCGGGCGACACCCAGTCCGTCACGTCCTTTGCCGACACCCTCCGGGGCTACGGCACCGGCCAGCGCGATCTCGACGCCAATGCCCATCCGTacgtcgtctttggcaacACGGGCAGCAGGAAGGGCTTTGCAAACTTTGACCCGAGGAAGTACGGCGTCGAGCCGCTGAGcgtcatggccgtcgtgTGCAACAACAAGCTG ATCTACGGTGTCTGGGGCGACGAgaacggcgacgacggctccGAGTCCATGGTCGGCGAAGCCTCCATCTCCCTTGCCACGGCGTGCTTTGGCCGCGGCATCAACGGCAACtcgggccatgacgacaacgacgtCTTGTACATTGCCTTCCCGGGCAAGGACGCCGTCCCCGGGGCCAAGGGCGCCAAGTGGAATGCCCAGAACTACGACGAGTTTGAGAACAGCATCACCGGCTTGGGGAATAAGCTGATTCAGAgaatcggcggcggcggcggcgggaacCAGCCTCCTCCTACCGGATCTTGCTCCTGGGAGGGACACTGTGAAG GCGCTCCCTGCAAGTCTGAAAACGACTGCTCCGACGAGTTGGTCTGCAACGCTGGGAAATGCAGCAGCGCGGGTGGTTCgactcctcctccgccgccgtgTAGCTGGGAAGGGCACTGCCAGG GTGCCTCTTGCCGTAACGAGAACGACTGTGCTGATTCTCTGGTCTGCCGTGGCGGTCGATGCTCGCAATAG
- the yfkN gene encoding Trifunctional nucleotide phosphoesterase protein YfkN: MAQDKKKPPSAEPQETYSSGRVNREIRDVPDVRLLHYNDVYHVDAASAEPVGGLARFMTLCKEYQEGTQFENQPKILTLFSGDAFNPSLESSVTKGRHMVPVLNAIGTDCACVGNHDFDFGVKQFEYLVGKCTFPWLIANVLDPDLGEDVPIGNAKRTHMLTTSNGIKVGLIGLGEREWLATINSLPPNLVYKSASATARELVPKLREQGAEIVICLSHMREPNDNKLAEQTDGLIDIILGGHDHYYSHSFIKGTHVLRSGTDFKQLSYIEARRKTDGSKRWDFDVWRRDITSEVPEHEETAKLVGELTSKLQKSLSRPIGWTAMPLDARFSTVRIKESNLGNFVCDVMRRYHNADCTIMASGTIRGDQVYPPGVVRIKDITTCFPFEDPVVCLRVKGQAIWDALENGVSTYPALEGRFPQVSNIVFEFDPSREPGKRLNFMQIGGRPYNPEDVYVLVTRGYMGRGKDGYTSLLVSSEGGSAHEIVDEENGILISAILRQYFMALRTIGQWKRISDHWVDVAEQANVPLSPSHARDDSEKMLGLHKPPKTDDEAAGATWRGFLRRRVGLHKEPLNDDDDDHFDPHANHKDSSEEGGDEDLDMDLEILLLRKFWARWAKKAGVKSKVCEPLKDGDCAVDWTRVIAPVLEGRIRMVGGDS, translated from the exons ATGGCtcaggacaagaagaagccgcccAGCGCAGAGCCCCAAGAGACGTATTCCTCTGGCCGCGTCAACCGAGAGATCCGAGATGTCCCTGACGTGCGACTGCTACACTACAACGATGTCTACCATGTCGATGCGGCGAGCGCGGAACCGGTTGGAGGGCTCGCTCGCTTTATGACGCTGTGCAAGGAATATCAAGAAGGGACACAGTTTGAGAACCAGCCAAAGATCTTAACCCTGTTCTCCGGCGATGCTTTTAACCCTAGTCTGGAGAGTAGCGTGACCAAGG GACGCCACATGGTTCCTGTTCTGAATGCCATTGGAACCGACTGCGCATGTGTGGGT AATCacgactttgactttggcgtCAAGCAATTTGAGTACCTAGTAGGAAAATGCACATTCCCCTGGCTCATTGCCAACGTCCTGGACCCAGATCTCGGCGAGGACGTACCCATTGGCAATGCCAAAAGAACACACATGCTCACCACATCCAACGGTATAAAAGTTGGCCTCATTGGCCTGGGCGAGCGGGAGTGGCTGGCAACGATTAATAGCCTGCCGCCTAATCTCGTTTACAAGTCTGCGTCTGCGACGGCGAGGGAACTGGTTCCAAAGTTGCGAGAACAAGGCGCTGAAATTGTCATTTGTTTAAGCCACATGCGGGAACCAAATGATAACAAGCTTGCGGAGCAGACTGATGGCCTCATTGATATCATACTCGGTGGTCATGATCATTACTACAGCCACAGCTTCATCAAAGGCACCCATGTGCTGCGGTCGGGTACGGATTTCAAGCAACTCAGCTACATTGAAGCCCGGAGGAAAACGGATGGATCGAAGCGGTGGGATTTCGACGTCTGGAGGCGGGACATCACATCGGAGGTTCCGGAACATGAGGAGACGGCGAAGCTGGTGGGCGAGTTGACGTCCAAGTTGCAAAAGTCCCTCTCGAGACCGATCGGGTGGACGGCCATGCCGCTGGATGCTCGCTTCAGCACCGTTCGAATCAAGGAATCTAATTTGGGCAATTTTGTGTGCGACGTCATGCGCCGATACCACAACGCGGATTGCACAATCATGGCATCGGGAACTATTCGCGGAGACCAGGTGTATCCCCCAGGCGTAGTGCGTATCAAGGATATCACGACGTGCTTCCCGTTCGAAGACCCGGTTGTGTGTCTGAGAGTCAAGGGCCAGGCCATTTGGGATGCATTGGAGAATGGAGTGTCGACATACCCAGCCTTGGAGGGTCGGTTTCCCCAAGTGTCAAATATTGTGTTCGAATTCGATCCCAGTAGGGAGCCTGGGAAGAGATTGAATTTCATGCAAATAGGCGGCCGGCCTTACAACCCAGAAGATGTATATGTCCTCGTCACAAGGGGATACATGGGCAGAGGAAAAG ATGGCTACACTAGCCTTCTCGTCTCCTCCGAAGGCGGTAGTGCCCATGAAATCGTGGACGAAGAAAACGGCATCCTCATATCCGCCATACTCCGGCAATACTTCATGGCCCTCCGGACCATCGGGCAATGGAAACGCATTTCAGACCACTGGGTCGATGTGGCAGAGCAAGCCAATGTGCCCTTGTCGCCCTCGCACGCACGCGACGACTCGGAGAAGATGCTGGGTCTTCACAAGCCACCCAAGACAGATGACGAAGCAGCAGGTGCAACGTGGAGGGGTTTTCTACGACGAAGAGTCGGCCTGCACAAAGAACCTTTgaacgatgacgatgacgaccATTTTGATCCCCACGCAAACCACAAGGACAGCAGTGAAGAAGGTGGGGATGAGGATCTAGACATGGATTTGGAGATTTTGTTGCTGAGAAAGTTCTGGGCGAGGTGGGCAAAGAAGGCGGGCGTCAAGTCCAAGGTTTGTGAGCCCCTGAAAGACGGGGACTGCGCCGTCGACTGGACAAGAGTTATTGCGCCGGTTTTGGAGGGACGCATCAGGATGGTTGGAGGAGATTCATAG
- the mfs1_4 gene encoding MFS siderochrome iron transporter 1: MGYGATDADERSRGRDDEYNSSIDLSDDDAAIVPKGTLDPVYEAKARLLNRAIRDIGMGWYQWQLFIVVGFGWASDNLWPIVTSLILPAISNEFNVSRPPLFTLAQNIGLLAGAVFWGFGCDIFGRKWGFNLTLGLTAFWGMIAASAPNFAAAGVFAALWSFGVGGNLPVDSAIFLEFLPQSHQYLLTILSLDWALAQVIANLVAWPLLGNLTCDEKEKPCLRSHNMGWRYFVIAMGGLTLLMFLARFLLFTIHESPKYLIGKGRDEEAVRVIHEVAKRNGKTITLTIEDLRACEPEGYVAQTDAAAAVKRHLEKVDAKKVKVLFATTRMALSTSIMMAIWALIGLAYPLYNAFLPYIQASKGAQFDDGSTYITYRNSLIISTLGVPGALLGGVLVELPRIGRKGTLSVFTALTGVFLYCSTTALNSTALLGWNCAFNFCSNVMYAVLYGYTPEVFPTPQRGTGNALTATSNRVFGIMAPIVAMFANLQTAAPVYTSGALFIAAGILVLLLPFESRGKAAL, from the exons ATGGGCTACGGCGCCACCGATGCAGACGAGCGGTCGCGCGGCCGCGACGACGAGTACAACAGCAGCATCGACCTcagcgatgatgatgctgcaaTTGTGCCCAAGGGAACCTTGGATCCCGTCTACGAAGCCAAAGCCCGACTTTTGAATCGCGCT ATTCGTGATATTGGCATGGGATGGTACCAATGGCAGCTTttcatcgtcgtcgggtTTGGCTGGGCAAGCGACAATCTGTGGCCAATCGTCACCTCACTCATCCTGCCCGCCATCTCCAACGAGTTCAACGTATCGAGACCGCCGCTCTTCACGCTTGCGCAGAACATCGGTCTCCTGGCTGGGGCGGTATTTTGGGGGTTCGGGTGTGACATCTTTGGCCGCAAATGGGGCTTCAACCTGACTCTGGGTCTCACGGCCTTCTGGGGAATGATTGCGGCCAGCGCTCCCAattttgccgccgccggcgtcttTGCTGCTCTGTGGTcgtttggtgttggcggtAATCTGCCAGTTGATTCGGCCATCTTCTTGGAGTTCCTCCCACAGTCGCACCAATATCTGCTCACCATCCTGTCATTGGACTGGGCGCTGGCCCAGGTCATCGCCAACCTGGTGGCGTGGCCGCTGCTGGGTAACTTGACGTGCGACGAGAAGGAGAAGCCCTGTCTCCGCAGTCACAACATGGGCTGGCGTTACTTTGTCATTGCCATGGGGGGGTTGACCCTGCTCATGTTCCTGGCCCGATTTTTGCTCTTCACAATCCACGAATCGCCAAAGTATTTGATTGGCAAGGGACGAGATGAGGAGGCTGTTCGTGTCATCCACGAGGTAGCGAAGCGAAACGGCAAAACCATCACCCTGACTATCGAAGACCTCAGGGCGTGTGAACCGGAAGGCTATGTCGCTCAGACAgatgcagccgcagcagTGAAGCGACATCTTGAAAAGGTCGATGCCAAGAAAGTCAAGGTCCTATTTGCTACCACGCGAATGGCTCTCAGCACTAGTATAATGATGGCCATCTGGGCGCTGATTGGACTTGCATATCCTCTGTACAATGCCTTCCTACCTTACATTCAGGCCAGCAAAGGCGCACAATTTGATGATGGTAGCACGTACATCACCTATCGCAACAGTCTCATCATTTCCACCCTTGGTGTCCCAGGAGCGCTTCTGGGAGGCGTGCTGGTGGAGTTGCCCCGGATCGGACGAAAGGGCACGCTCTCAGTCTTCACGGCACTGACGGGCGTCTTTTTATATTGCTCTACCACGGCGTTGAACAGCACCGCCCTTCTTGGCTGGAACTGTGCATTCAACTTTTGCAGCAATGTCATGTACGCGGTGCTGTACGGCTACACGCCCGAAGTGTTCCCTACTCCCCAACGAGGAACGGGCAATGCTCTGACGGCGACTAGCAACCGAGTTTTCGGTATCATGGCG CCGATTGTTGCCATGTTTGCAAATCTTCAGACTGCCGCACCGGTGTATACAAGCGGCGCATTATTTATTGCTGCGGGCATACTGGTTTTGTTATTGCCATTTGAGTCGAGAGGAAAAGCAGCGCTTTGA
- the mgtA gene encoding GDP-mannose-dependent alpha-mannosyltransferase, producing MSSAKFAGGSSPYKEHDLSQFPTFLKGKRILLCTESFGPVNGVSRTTLMLVNHLRNNGAQVAVVAPHNHTNHNTFSPPPSPNLSPADRQPEVRVTGYPLPFNPELSIVYPVRNSSLYSRTFGDDSSPDLIYLASPASLGFQVMLQLRQQPREKQIPIICNFQTDLAGYCAILFPSPLSHIAVFAFDAVQSYLFRHSSVKTIFYPSRFVRRYLVHNKVQPEKLQLLTRGVNTEMFDPKRRSEDLRKKLAPNGEIIFVTVSRIAGEKGFDFLSKAAKELDARGLDFKLYIIGGNRNPDVEKEVQELFDPLREQGKVVFAGFKVGEDLATAYASGDIFLHCSITETFGLVVLESMASGVPVIARDEGGPSDIVQHGDTGFLIPPNDMDAFVTKAVKLANDHILRKRMGVAAREAACQATWDKINNKVAWGMADTISERIRECEKVRRLSEHAALSSTAQQLVPIYGWLMMNNALREAMTRSIIDARLMGGLGIIITFWAVTGCYVLFTECLMWAKGRMRAGDSKVSVTI from the coding sequence ATGTCGTCAGCCAAGTTCGCCGGTGGCTCATCGCCGTACAAAGAACATGACCTGTCTCAATTCCCGACTTTTTTGAAGGGCAAACGCATCCTTCTTTGCACCGAGTCGTTCGGCCCTGTCAACGGCGTGAGTCGCACGACACTGATGCTTGTGAACCATTTGCGCAATAACGGCGCGCAAGTGGCAGTGGTAGCGCCTCATAACCATACAAACCACAACACATTCTCGCCGCCCCCTTCGCCTAACCTGTCGCCCGCCGACAGACAGCCTGAAGTTCGTGTGACGGGCTATCCTCTTCCATTCAATCCCGAGCTTTCAATTGTGTACCCAGTTCGCAACTCAAGCCTTTACTCGCGGACGTTTGGTGACGACTCGTCGCCCGACTTGATCTATTTGGCCTCGCCTGCGAGTTTGGGGTTCCAGGTCATGCTTCAATTACGCCAACAGCCACGCGAGAAGCAGATACCCATTATTTGCAACTTCCAGACGGATCTTGCTGGATACTGTGCAATTCTTTTCCCTTCGCCCTTGAGCCATATTGCTGTTTTTGCATTTGATGCTGTCCAGAGCTATCTCTTCCGACACTCCTCCGTCAAGACCATATTCTACCCTTCAAGATTTGTGCGACGTTACCTCGTCCACAACAAAGTGCAGCCCGAAAAGCTCCAACTCTTGACCAGAGGTGTGAATACCGAAATGTTCGACCCTAAGCGACGAAGCGAGGACTTGCGCAAGAAGCTTGCTCCAAATGGAGAGATTATCTTCGTCACCGTCTCAAGAATTGCCGGTGAGAAGGGCTTCGATTTTCTttccaaggcagccaaggaactTGACGCACGGGGATTGGACTTCAAGCTTTACATTATTGGCGGCAACAGAAACCCAGACGTTGAAAAAGAGGTGCAGGAATTGTTTGATCCACTTCGCGAGCAAGGCAAGGTTGTTTTTGCAGGATTCAAAGTCGGCGAAGATCTCGCGACGGCATATGCAAGCGGCGACATCTTCCTGCACTGCTCCATCACGGAAACCTTTGGTCTCGTAGTACTTGAGTCCATGGCCAGTGGCGTGCCGGTCATCGCCCGTGATGAAGGTGGTCCGTCTGACATAGTTCAACACGGCGACACTGGCTTCTTAATCCCCCCGAATGACATGGACGCGTTTGTGACAAAGGCCGTGAAGCTGGCCAATGACCACATCTTGCGGAAACGCATGGGTGTAGCAGCCAGAGAAGCCGCCTGTCAAGCGACGTGGGACAAGATCAACAACAAGGTCGCCTGGGGCATGGCTGATACTATTTCAGAGCGTATACGTGAGTGTGAAAAGGTGAGGCGATTGTCAGAACACGCTGCTCTGTCATCAACCGCGCAACAGCTCGTCCCCATTTATGGCTGGCTCATGATGAATAACGCATTGCGTGAGGCCATGACACGCAGTATCATCGACGCCAGGTTGATGGGTGGTCTCGGCATAATCATCACCTTTTGGGCAGTCACCGGTTGCTACGTGCTTTTTACAGAGTGTCTCATGTGGGCCAAGGGTCGCATGAGGGCGGGAGACAGCAAAGTCTCTGTCACAATCTGA